From a region of the Cucumis sativus cultivar 9930 chromosome 6, Cucumber_9930_V3, whole genome shotgun sequence genome:
- the LOC101211044 gene encoding uncharacterized protein LOC101211044, producing MGRKLDALLGRNFRASKFRPLLNLSLSRLSILTAQRRVGCSQANSDVLQLLQLSHHHRALLRVEKVIKDQNALDAYVLIEGYLNLLLERTTLLEQQSECPEELKEAVAGLLFAASRCGDFPELHEIKSVLTTRFGKEFTARAVELRNNCGVNLSLMQKLSTRQPTLETRMDALKSIASENGIVLQIDQLPSSKQEKVGRNGRQSEAEGQSEEFSNEVASGSKTTYKDVADAAQAAFESAAQAAAAARAAMELSRSHEGPSSPSKPGSGTTSDNKQKKEKREVESKVKQEMEEYGNGRKGEGEGEEEEGDGMDEERTSNGLKMETKVEKTEVSEKGSFRLNLEKKPISVRTRRVGGY from the exons ATGGGCAGAAAGCTTGATGCTCTTCTTGGTAGGAATTTCAGAGCCTCCAAATTTCGCCCTCTTCTCAATCTCTCCCTCTCTCGTCTTTCTATTCTCACCGCCCAACGCCGTGTCGGATGCTCTCAGGCCAATTCCGATGTCCTTCAACTCCTTCAACTCTCCCACCACCACCGTGCTTTACTTCGA GTCGAGAAAGTCATCAAGGATCAGAATGCTCTGGATGCTTATGTTTTAATTGAAGGCTACCTTAATCTCTTGCTTGAAAGAACCACTCTCCTCGAACAACAAAG TGAGTGCCCTGAAGAATTGAAAGAGGCAGTTGCTGGGTTACTCTTTGCAGCTTCAAGATGTGGGGATTTCCCTGAACTTCATGAGATCAAATCAGTTTTGACCACTCGTTTTGGCAAGGAATTCACTGCACGTGCTGTTGAATTACGCAACAATTGTGGAGTTAATCTTTCG TTAATGCAAAAACTTTCCACAAGGCAGCCCACTTTGGAAACTAGAATGGACGCCCTCAAATCCATTGCTTCCGAGAATGGGATTGTATTGCAAATTGACCAACTCCCTTCTTCCAAACAG GAAAAAGTAGGGAGAAACGGGAGGCAAAGCGAGGCAGAGGGACAGAGTgaagaattttcaaatgaagTGGCATCTGGTTCAAAAACAACGTACAAAGATGTGGCGGATGCAGCACAAGCCGCTTTTGAATCAGCAGCTCAAGCAGCAGCAGCTGCACGAGCTGCCATGGAGCTCTCCCGATCCCATGAGGGTCCAAGCAGCCCGAGTAAGCCTGGGTCTGGAACAACTTCagataacaaacaaaagaaagagaaaagagaggtTGAATCTAAAGTAAAACAAGAAATGGAGGAATATGGAAATGGGAggaaaggagaaggagaaggggaagaagaagaaggggatGGAATGGATGAGGAGAGAACTTCAAATGGGTTGAAGATGGAAACAAAGGTAGAGAAAACAGAGGTAAGTGAGAAGGGAAGCTTTCGTTTAAATCTGGAGAAGAAACCAATTTCAGTAAGAACAAGAAGAGTAGGAGGATACTGA
- the LOC101209809 gene encoding uncharacterized protein LOC101209809 produces MSELKQFCMVMKINVDCNACCRKLRRIVKKMKAIETYMIERERHRLIVFGRFKPSDIAIKIRKKMNRRVEILDVEEMEPLQATDQNSPPPENIQGLGSGPGPGPNVDQHHMPMFPSLEQDHGRPSMFPSLAANQCRSHPSCRSDFAITCFPKPDMEERFWQYGYDYELVGDREERPTISIHNYYHY; encoded by the exons ATGTCTGAGCTCAAG CAATTTTGTATGGTGATGAAAATCAATGTTGACTGCAATGCTTGTTGTAGGAAGCTTAGGAGGattgtgaagaaaatgaaag CAATCGAGACGTATATGATAGAGAGGGAGCGACACAGGTTGATCGTGTTTGGCAGATTCAAGCCATCCGATATTGCCATTAAGatcagaaagaaaatgaatcgTAGAGTCGAAATCCTCGATGTTGAAGAAATGGAGCCCTTACAAGCCACCGATCAAAACTCACCGCCACCAGAGAACATTCAAGGTCTTGGTTCTGGCCCTGGCCCTGGCCCCAACGTTGATCAACATCACATGCCCATGTTTCCTTCATTGGAGCAAGATCATGGAAGGCCGTCTATGTTTCCATCTCTTGCCGCCAACCAATGCCGTTCCCACCCATCTTGTCGCTCGGATTTCGCCATAACTTGCTTCCCAAAGCCTGACATGGAAGAGCGCTTCTGGCAGTATGGATATGACTATGAACTTGTTGGAGATAGAGAAGAACGACCTACCATCTCTATTCACAATTACTACCACtactag
- the LOC101211122 gene encoding uncharacterized protein LOC101211122 isoform X2, whose protein sequence is MPARPTVDLRRILQPQSLQVLNGPWICTSIFKLEKRLIGDPCLDDVQYIKLGQYTRDFSWVGCPWTCKRKRRHYPSFSRNGVKISVHDFVYVLAEEGKRLVAYLEDMYEDSRSNRMVVVRWFHKIDEVDIVLPRNFNDREIFFSLCLQDLSIECIDGLATVLSPHHFQKFQNEAKHTRLEPYVCEKQFDNDDIKTFDITQVKGYWKQEILRYMYALSSKAHGHSQQSEDDTSAEMRPRKRHRRSRNDDLQNAEKRQPGNTSSSLELRSSGNYSVDLKNSDVVFSPKGGCASKTFMGKEMNNSSSSQFAVASEIEVLSQDSGIRGCWFRASIIKKRGDMVKVQYHNLQDADDESTKLVEWLSASRVAAADQLGLRISGRLVIRPHPSKGSNAPLIYNVGAVVDVWRHDGWWEGIIVQKESDDKFRIYLPGEKQELVLGTDDLRHSQEWLGNRWMHLQERPDIAMSIMSRISNDGLPDKVSTMSSQVALCDQKQPGEGGSQPSELRSNSLVDKAKESCTIPDLSKDGLLTKLRWTGSKKRSQPSSSSSGKSFPSPVASSSPCESSFMIPSSMKMDHDNCKYMGDSLFNSSVVPPLSSLVMSR, encoded by the exons GATgttcaatatataaaattgggTCAATATACCAGAGACTTTTCATGGGTTGGATGCCCTTGGACTTGTAAACGAAAGCGCAGACACTATCCATCATTCAGCCGCAATGGTGTTAAGATCTCG GTTCATGACTTTGTATATGTCTTGGCTGAGGAAGGCAAGCGTCTTGTTGCATACTTGGAGGATATGTATGAGGACTCTAGAAGCAACAGGATGGTTGTGGTACGATGGTTTCACAAAATTGATGAGGTTGATATTGTTTTGCCCCGCAATTTTAATGACAgagagattttcttttctctttgtcTTCAAGATCTCAGTATTGAATGCATAGATGGCTTGGCGACTGTTCTCAGTCCCCACCATTTTCAGAAGTTCCAGAACGAGGCAAAACACACTAGATTGGAGCCATATGTATGTGAGAAGCAATTTGATAACGATGACATCAAAACCTTCGATATTACACAGGTCAAAGGCTATTGGAAGCAAGAAATACTCAGATACATGTATGCTCTTTCTTCAAAAGCACATGGCCACTCTCAGCAGTCAGAAGACGACACAAGTGCTGAGATGAGACCCAGAAAGAGACATAGACGCTCAAGAAACGATGACTTGCAAAATGCTGAGAAGAGACAGCCTGGAAATACATCATCTTCTCTTGAATTGCGCAGTTCAGGCAACTACTCTGTTGATTTAAAGAACAGTGACGTTGTTTTCAGTCCCAAAGGAGGTTGTGCTTCTAAAACTTTTATGGGCAAGGAGATGAACAATTCTTCTTCAAGTCAGTTTGCTGTTGCATCGGAGATTGAAGTTCTCTCACAAGATAGTGGTATTAGAGGGTGTTGGTTCAGAGCTTCCATAATAAAAAAGCGTGGAGACATGGTCAAGGTGcaatatcacaatcttcaGGATGCTGACGATGAATCTACCAAGCTTGTG GAATGGCTTTCAGCATCAAGAGTTGCAGCAGCTGATCAATTGGGTCTACGCATCAGTGGAAGATTGGTTATTCGTCCACATCCTAGTAAGGGTAGCAATGCTCCCTTAATTTACAACGTTGGGGCAGTTGTTGACGTATGGCGGCATGATGGTTGGTGGGAAGGAATTATAGTTCAGAAGGAATCAGATGACAAGTTCCGCATTTACTTGCCAG GTGAAAAGCAAGAATTGGTTCTTGGCACGGACGATTTGAGGCATTCTCAAGAATGGTTAGGAAACCGGTGGATGCATTTGCAAGAAAGGCCAGATATTGCAATGTCCATTATGTCTCGCATTTCAAATGATGGCCTTCCTGATAAGGTGTCAACTATGTCGAGCCAAGTTGCTCTTTGTGACCAGAAACAACCAGGGGAAGGTGGAAGTCAACCAAGTGAACTTCGATCTAACTCCCTTGTTGACAAGGCTAAAGAATCATGCACGATTCCAGATCTTTCCAAGGATGGATTGCTCACCAAATTGCGGTGGACAGGTTCGAAGAAAAGAAGCCAACCCAGTAGCAGCAGTTCGGGTAAATCCTTTCCTTCTCCAGTAGCTTCTTCCAGTCCTTGCGAAAGTAGTTTTATGATTCCAAGCTCAATGAAAATGGATCATGATAACTGCAAGTACATGGGGGATTCTTTGTTCAATTCATCAGTTGTGCCACCTCTCTCAAGCTTGGTAATGTCaagatga
- the LOC101211122 gene encoding uncharacterized protein LOC101211122 isoform X3 gives MMDIEGEDACPSNSGSKKDVQYIKLGQYTRDFSWVGCPWTCKRKRRHYPSFSRNGVKISVHDFVYVLAEEGKRLVAYLEDMYEDSRSNRMVVVRWFHKIDEVDIVLPRNFNDREIFFSLCLQDLSIECIDGLATVLSPHHFQKFQNEAKHTRLEPYVCEKQFDNDDIKTFDITQVKGYWKQEILRYMYALSSKAHGHSQQSEDDTSAEMRPRKRHRRSRNDDLQNAEKRQPGNTSSSLELRSSGNYSVDLKNSDVVFSPKGGCASKTFMGKEMNNSSSSQFAVASEIEVLSQDSGIRGCWFRASIIKKRGDMVKVQYHNLQDADDESTKLVEWLSASRVAAADQLGLRISGRLVIRPHPSKGSNAPLIYNVGAVVDVWRHDGWWEGIIVQKESDDKFRIYLPGEKQELVLGTDDLRHSQEWLGNRWMHLQERPDIAMSIMSRISNDGLPDKVSTMSSQVALCDQKQPGEGGSQPSELRSNSLVDKAKESCTIPDLSKDGLLTKLRWTGSKKRSQPSSSSSGKSFPSPVASSSPCESSFMIPSSMKMDHDNCKYMGDSLFNSSVVPPLSSLVMSR, from the exons GATgttcaatatataaaattgggTCAATATACCAGAGACTTTTCATGGGTTGGATGCCCTTGGACTTGTAAACGAAAGCGCAGACACTATCCATCATTCAGCCGCAATGGTGTTAAGATCTCG GTTCATGACTTTGTATATGTCTTGGCTGAGGAAGGCAAGCGTCTTGTTGCATACTTGGAGGATATGTATGAGGACTCTAGAAGCAACAGGATGGTTGTGGTACGATGGTTTCACAAAATTGATGAGGTTGATATTGTTTTGCCCCGCAATTTTAATGACAgagagattttcttttctctttgtcTTCAAGATCTCAGTATTGAATGCATAGATGGCTTGGCGACTGTTCTCAGTCCCCACCATTTTCAGAAGTTCCAGAACGAGGCAAAACACACTAGATTGGAGCCATATGTATGTGAGAAGCAATTTGATAACGATGACATCAAAACCTTCGATATTACACAGGTCAAAGGCTATTGGAAGCAAGAAATACTCAGATACATGTATGCTCTTTCTTCAAAAGCACATGGCCACTCTCAGCAGTCAGAAGACGACACAAGTGCTGAGATGAGACCCAGAAAGAGACATAGACGCTCAAGAAACGATGACTTGCAAAATGCTGAGAAGAGACAGCCTGGAAATACATCATCTTCTCTTGAATTGCGCAGTTCAGGCAACTACTCTGTTGATTTAAAGAACAGTGACGTTGTTTTCAGTCCCAAAGGAGGTTGTGCTTCTAAAACTTTTATGGGCAAGGAGATGAACAATTCTTCTTCAAGTCAGTTTGCTGTTGCATCGGAGATTGAAGTTCTCTCACAAGATAGTGGTATTAGAGGGTGTTGGTTCAGAGCTTCCATAATAAAAAAGCGTGGAGACATGGTCAAGGTGcaatatcacaatcttcaGGATGCTGACGATGAATCTACCAAGCTTGTG GAATGGCTTTCAGCATCAAGAGTTGCAGCAGCTGATCAATTGGGTCTACGCATCAGTGGAAGATTGGTTATTCGTCCACATCCTAGTAAGGGTAGCAATGCTCCCTTAATTTACAACGTTGGGGCAGTTGTTGACGTATGGCGGCATGATGGTTGGTGGGAAGGAATTATAGTTCAGAAGGAATCAGATGACAAGTTCCGCATTTACTTGCCAG GTGAAAAGCAAGAATTGGTTCTTGGCACGGACGATTTGAGGCATTCTCAAGAATGGTTAGGAAACCGGTGGATGCATTTGCAAGAAAGGCCAGATATTGCAATGTCCATTATGTCTCGCATTTCAAATGATGGCCTTCCTGATAAGGTGTCAACTATGTCGAGCCAAGTTGCTCTTTGTGACCAGAAACAACCAGGGGAAGGTGGAAGTCAACCAAGTGAACTTCGATCTAACTCCCTTGTTGACAAGGCTAAAGAATCATGCACGATTCCAGATCTTTCCAAGGATGGATTGCTCACCAAATTGCGGTGGACAGGTTCGAAGAAAAGAAGCCAACCCAGTAGCAGCAGTTCGGGTAAATCCTTTCCTTCTCCAGTAGCTTCTTCCAGTCCTTGCGAAAGTAGTTTTATGATTCCAAGCTCAATGAAAATGGATCATGATAACTGCAAGTACATGGGGGATTCTTTGTTCAATTCATCAGTTGTGCCACCTCTCTCAAGCTTGGTAATGTCaagatga